Proteins co-encoded in one Colletes latitarsis isolate SP2378_abdomen chromosome 2, iyColLati1, whole genome shotgun sequence genomic window:
- the LOC143351843 gene encoding cyclin-dependent kinase 2 isoform X1, protein MGWFTRPKISRLESWWHLRKFVLRRTSFIIFIYEKPFYLRCIPMPDNKSESEGVPSTAIREISLLRELAHPNIVQLFDVVDGDKHLYLVFEFLQQDLKKLLDTVKGGLDQALVKSYLHQLLKAISFCHLNCILHRDLKPQNLLIDHEGHIKLADFGLARTFGVPVRMYTHEIITLWYRAPEILLGTKLYSNAVDVWSLGCIFAEMATRRALFPGDSEIDQLFRIFRTLGTPDESMWPGVSQLTDYTSMFPRWEPRCLDEVVPSFNSDAKDLLLKLLTYDPNQRITAKKGLSHPYFTGVTLVPPPLPKKN, encoded by the exons ATGGGGTGGTTTACAAGGCCAAAGATAAGCAGACTGGAAAGCTGGTGGCACTTAAGAAAATTCGTCTTGAGACGTACGtcgtttataatatttatatatgaaAAACCCTTTTACCTGCGATGCATACCTATGCCGGATAATAAATC GGAAAGTGAAGGTGTTCCATCCACTGCTATTCGAGAAATATCATTATTAAGAGAACTTGCACATCCAAATATTGTACAACTATTTGATGTGGTAGATGGTGACAAACATCTTTATCTTGTTTTTGAATTTTTACAACAAGACTTGAAAAAATTACTAGACACTGTTAAGGGAGGGTTAGATCAGGCTCTTGTGAAG AGTTACCTACATCAATTATTGAAAGCAATTTCCTTCTGTCATCTCAATTGCATTTTACACAGAGATCTAAAACCTCAGAATCTATTAATAGATCACGAGGGTCATATAAAATTGGCAGATTTTGGATTAGCAAGAACATTTGGTGTTCCTGTTCGAATGTACACGCAtgaaataataaccctttggtaCAGAGCACCAGAGATACTACTAGGAACTAAATTATACTCCAATGCAGTGGACGTTTGGAGCCTTGGTTGTATATTTGCAGAGATG GCAACAAGGAGAGCATTGTTCCCAGGTGATTCAGAAATAGATCAACTATTTAGGATATTTCGTACATTAGGTACACCTGATGAAAGCATGTGGCCAGGTGTATCACAATTAACTGATTATACATCAATGTTTCCAAGGTGGGAACCTAGATGCTTAGACGAAGTTGTGCCTTCTTTTAATTCTGATGCCAAAGATTTGCTACTG AAACTCCTGACTTATGATCCtaatcagaggataacagccaaGAAAGGATTAAGCCATCCTTATTTTACTGGAGTTACGTTAGTTCCACCACCATTAccaaagaaaaattaa
- the LOC143351843 gene encoding cyclin-dependent kinase 2 isoform X2, giving the protein MDNFVKIEKIGEGTYGVVYKAKDKQTGKLVALKKIRLETESEGVPSTAIREISLLRELAHPNIVQLFDVVDGDKHLYLVFEFLQQDLKKLLDTVKGGLDQALVKSYLHQLLKAISFCHLNCILHRDLKPQNLLIDHEGHIKLADFGLARTFGVPVRMYTHEIITLWYRAPEILLGTKLYSNAVDVWSLGCIFAEMATRRALFPGDSEIDQLFRIFRTLGTPDESMWPGVSQLTDYTSMFPRWEPRCLDEVVPSFNSDAKDLLLKLLTYDPNQRITAKKGLSHPYFTGVTLVPPPLPKKN; this is encoded by the exons ATGGACAACTTCGTTAAAATCGAAAAAATAGGGGAAGGGACCTATGGGGTGGTTTACAAGGCCAAAGATAAGCAGACTGGAAAGCTGGTGGCACTTAAGAAAATTCGTCTTGAGAC GGAAAGTGAAGGTGTTCCATCCACTGCTATTCGAGAAATATCATTATTAAGAGAACTTGCACATCCAAATATTGTACAACTATTTGATGTGGTAGATGGTGACAAACATCTTTATCTTGTTTTTGAATTTTTACAACAAGACTTGAAAAAATTACTAGACACTGTTAAGGGAGGGTTAGATCAGGCTCTTGTGAAG AGTTACCTACATCAATTATTGAAAGCAATTTCCTTCTGTCATCTCAATTGCATTTTACACAGAGATCTAAAACCTCAGAATCTATTAATAGATCACGAGGGTCATATAAAATTGGCAGATTTTGGATTAGCAAGAACATTTGGTGTTCCTGTTCGAATGTACACGCAtgaaataataaccctttggtaCAGAGCACCAGAGATACTACTAGGAACTAAATTATACTCCAATGCAGTGGACGTTTGGAGCCTTGGTTGTATATTTGCAGAGATG GCAACAAGGAGAGCATTGTTCCCAGGTGATTCAGAAATAGATCAACTATTTAGGATATTTCGTACATTAGGTACACCTGATGAAAGCATGTGGCCAGGTGTATCACAATTAACTGATTATACATCAATGTTTCCAAGGTGGGAACCTAGATGCTTAGACGAAGTTGTGCCTTCTTTTAATTCTGATGCCAAAGATTTGCTACTG AAACTCCTGACTTATGATCCtaatcagaggataacagccaaGAAAGGATTAAGCCATCCTTATTTTACTGGAGTTACGTTAGTTCCACCACCATTAccaaagaaaaattaa
- the Tau gene encoding microtubule-associated protein tau isoform X1 has translation MADGDNAKKLKQSESAAFKEMRDNAENDDDDDVVIDSNKSPSVDASKREELIVSKSPDKNNIIQSAKKPESATINGKVDFKDVSAKDLARYPAMETLYGNINDPAWNRVLDKPETNTVESVKNDSRLPSPKHDENTRTDSTSGQSMDKTIESKSASDNADSFKELKGKTDSTNDKSNRLDASAPDEGNSRTKSPNKAREEEQKLIGSSKSPEKSHALAEEQKTPLKSAGNSRETPLEETNRSNGEQGSKTPSKSADKSRVDDRVGNGKIESEQESKVASKSPNKSREGPLEETNRSNGEQGSKTPPRSADKSRVEAEDRVGNAKIESEQESKVASKSPNESRMEADDRVGNGKIESEQESKVASKSPNKSREGPLEETDRSKGEQEPKTPPKSADKSRVEVEDRVGNTETESKQESKVASKSPSKLPASTPIETNQVIKNEESKDSTTNVTAPVETSDSEKKQELNATSVDPDKSSTKDSTEQKSKDRPLNEKETSDISSLSESNRPGIEEKKVEESSSKDVRHDTPVRNNVEPKTVDAIGGSSNVAKEDNLSKSPTPSESQKPLSLEKSATPSESSAESVKGFDNGEKRSLSTPETPVSPKSPTGSVKLANEEKKTVIEDSIDETKNDEKKTHDLKIPLKPSTPNIQKSPSAAETDKKSEKKFTETPGIQNGNAIDESVQSNMVSVTNGVEDSPTKQSLSKSKEIDKKSNAGSPVKSPSKSIKSLPRTPETPSSTAGQDKKKLPMNKVQVGSAPSPNLKTVRSKIGSLDNASYKPGGGKVKIENRKLDFSKAQPKIAAKNEKYTPSGGDKKIAQVKLQWNAKPKVGSLENATYRPGGGDKKIETVKVDFKDKAKPKVGSKDNAKHIPGGGSVKSTATLPKTLQDSSNNIQTQKIDIKAESKIGSLDNVKHKPGGGDKKIFNDKDYLRQTGSNVESLSGSGSQSPVPPGTITGDKNDLPTSDENLNQEC, from the exons ATGGCCGATGGTGACAATGCCAAGAAGCTGAAACAATCCGAGAGCGCCGCGTTCAAAGAGATGCGGGATAATGCAgagaacgacgacgacgacgacgtcgtGATAGACAGCAACAAATCACCCTCGGTCGACGCTTCCAAACGCGAGGAGTTAATCGTGTCAAAGTCCCCGGACAAGAACAATATCATTCAGTCGGCGAAGAAACCAGAATCCGCCACTATAAACGGAAAAGTGGACTTCAAAGACGTTtcggccaaggatctggcaagatATCCGGCTATGGAGACGTTGTACGGAAATATTAACGATCCTGCTTGGAACCGCGTGCTCGATAAACCTGaaaccaacaccgtcgagtctgtTAAAAACGATAGCAGGCTACCTTCACCGAAACACGATGAAAATACGCGGACGGATAGCACGTCGGGACAATCGATGGACAAAACGATCGAAAGTAAGAGTGCCAGCGATAACGCGGACTCCTTTAAAGAGCTTAAAGGGAAAACTGACTCGACGAATGATAAATCGAACAGGTTGGATGCATCtgctccggacgagggaaattcgAGGACGAAATCACCGAATAAAGCGCGGGAGGAGGAACAGAAATTAATTGGTTCGTCGAAAAGTCCAGAGAAATCGCATGCGTTGGCAGAGGAGCAGAAAACACCGTTGAAATCTGCGGGGAATTCACGCGAGACGCCGCTGGAAGAAACGAATCGATCTAACGGTGAACAGGGATCGAAAACACCGTCGAAATCTGCGGATAAATCGCGCGTGGACGATCGAGTAGGAAATGGTAAAATTGAAAGTGAACAGGAATCGAAAGTAGCATCGAAATCACCGAATAAATCGCGCGAGGGTCCTCTGGAAGAGACGAATAGATCTAACGGTGAACAGGGATCGAAAACACCGCCGAGATCTGCGGATAAATCGCGCGTGGAAGCGGAAGATCGAGTAGGAAATGCTAAAATTGAAAGTGAACAGGAATCGAAAGTGGCATCGAAGTCTCCGAACGAATCGCGCATGGAAGCAGACGACCGAGTAGGAAATGGTAAAATTGAAAGTGAACAGGAATCGAAAGTAGCATCGAAATCACCGAATAAATCGCGCGAGGGTCCTCTGGAAGAGACGGATCGATCAAAGGGTGAACAGGAACCGAAAACACCGCCGAAATCTGCGGATAAATCGCGCGTGGAAGTGGAAGATCGAGTAGGAAATACCGAAACTGAAAGTAAACAGGAATCGAAAGTAGCATCGAAATCTCCGAGCAAATTACCTGCAAGTACGCCGATAGAAACGAATCAggttattaaaaatgaagaatCGAAAGATTCTACTACAAATGTGACTGCACCGGTCGAAACGAGCGACAGCGAAAAGAAACAGGAATTAAATGCAACGTCTGTTGATCCTGACAAATCGAGTACCAAGGATTCGACGGAACAGAAATCCAAAGATCGTCCTCTAAATGAAAAAGAGACGAGCGATATTTCCAGTCTCTCTGAAAGTAATCGACCTGGGATCGAGGAAAAGAAAGTCGAAGAAAGTTCTTCGAAGGATGTACGTCACGATACACCTGTTCGAAACAACGTGGAACCAAAGACAGTTGATGCTATTGGTGGTTCGTCTAACGTTGCGAAAGAGGATAATTTATCGAAGTCTCCAACACCATCAGAGAGTCAGAAGCCATTGTCGTTAGAAAAATCTGCGACTCCCTCCGAATCTTCCGCCGAAAGCGTGAAAGGGTTCGATAATGGAGAGAAAAGATCGTTATCCACTCCTGAAACGCCCGTTTCTCCGAAGTCGCCCACCGGAAGCGTGAAACTAGCGAACGAGGAGAAGAAAACTGTCATTGAAGATTCGATCGACGAGACAAAGAACGACGAGAAAAAGACACACGACTTAAAAATCCCGTTGAAACCGTCTACGCCCAATATTCAAAAGTCGCCCTCGGCCGCTGAGACGGACAAAAAGTCAGAAAAGAAGTTTACAGAGACGCCAG GAATACAAAACGGCAATGCGATCGACGAATCGGTGCAGTCCAATATG GTATCGGTTACGAACGGAGTCGAGGATTCACCGACGAAACAGTCACTCTCTAAATCAAAGGAAATAGATAAAAAATCAAACGCTGGGTCGCCCGTAAAATCGCCAAGTAAATCTATCAAATCTTTACCTCGAACACCGGAAACTCCTTCATCGACGGCTGGCCAAGACAAAAAAA AATTGCCTATGAATAAAGTTCAAGTGGGCTCGGCTCCCTCGCCGAATCTGAAAACGGTACGATCGAAAATCGGTTCgctggacaacgcgagttacaaGCCAGGCGGCGGAAaggtgaaaatagaaaatagaaaGCTCGACTTCAGCAAGGCTCAGCCGAAGATcgcggcgaaaaatgagaaatacaCGCCCAGCGGCGGCGACAAGAag ATCGCTCAAGTTAAGCTTCAGTGGAACGCAAAACCAAAAGTTGGATCGTTGGAAAACGCGACGTACAGGCCTGGTGGGGGCGACAAGAAAATAGAGACCGTGAAAGTTGACTTCAAAGACAAAGCGAAACCAAAAGTCGGCTCCAAAGACAACGCTAAGCATATTCCTGGCGgcggtagcgtcaaa TCAACGGCAACGCTACCTAAGACGCTACAGGATTCAAGCAATAAC ATCCAAACACAAAAAATTGACATCAAAGCCGAGAGCAAAATTGGATCCTTGGATAACGTGAAGCATAAGCCAGGCGGCGGTGATAAAAAGATTTTCAATGATAAGGATTACCTCCGACAGACTGGTTCGAATGTAGAAAGCCTTAGTGGCAGTGGATCACAG agCCCTGTACCCCCTGGCACGATCACCGGTGACAAGAACGATCTACCTACTTCGGACGAGAACCTCAATCAAGAATGCTAG
- the LOC143351843 gene encoding cyclin-dependent kinase 2 isoform X3, giving the protein MKNPFTCDAYLCRIINRSESEGVPSTAIREISLLRELAHPNIVQLFDVVDGDKHLYLVFEFLQQDLKKLLDTVKGGLDQALVKSYLHQLLKAISFCHLNCILHRDLKPQNLLIDHEGHIKLADFGLARTFGVPVRMYTHEIITLWYRAPEILLGTKLYSNAVDVWSLGCIFAEMATRRALFPGDSEIDQLFRIFRTLGTPDESMWPGVSQLTDYTSMFPRWEPRCLDEVVPSFNSDAKDLLLKLLTYDPNQRITAKKGLSHPYFTGVTLVPPPLPKKN; this is encoded by the exons atgaaAAACCCTTTTACCTGCGATGCATACCTATGCCGGATAATAAATCGTTC GGAAAGTGAAGGTGTTCCATCCACTGCTATTCGAGAAATATCATTATTAAGAGAACTTGCACATCCAAATATTGTACAACTATTTGATGTGGTAGATGGTGACAAACATCTTTATCTTGTTTTTGAATTTTTACAACAAGACTTGAAAAAATTACTAGACACTGTTAAGGGAGGGTTAGATCAGGCTCTTGTGAAG AGTTACCTACATCAATTATTGAAAGCAATTTCCTTCTGTCATCTCAATTGCATTTTACACAGAGATCTAAAACCTCAGAATCTATTAATAGATCACGAGGGTCATATAAAATTGGCAGATTTTGGATTAGCAAGAACATTTGGTGTTCCTGTTCGAATGTACACGCAtgaaataataaccctttggtaCAGAGCACCAGAGATACTACTAGGAACTAAATTATACTCCAATGCAGTGGACGTTTGGAGCCTTGGTTGTATATTTGCAGAGATG GCAACAAGGAGAGCATTGTTCCCAGGTGATTCAGAAATAGATCAACTATTTAGGATATTTCGTACATTAGGTACACCTGATGAAAGCATGTGGCCAGGTGTATCACAATTAACTGATTATACATCAATGTTTCCAAGGTGGGAACCTAGATGCTTAGACGAAGTTGTGCCTTCTTTTAATTCTGATGCCAAAGATTTGCTACTG AAACTCCTGACTTATGATCCtaatcagaggataacagccaaGAAAGGATTAAGCCATCCTTATTTTACTGGAGTTACGTTAGTTCCACCACCATTAccaaagaaaaattaa
- the Tau gene encoding microtubule-associated protein tau isoform X2, producing MADGDNAKKLKQSESAAFKEMRDNAENDDDDDVVIDSNKSPSVDASKREELIVSKSPDKNNIIQSAKKPESATINGKVDFKDVSAKDLARYPAMETLYGNINDPAWNRVLDKPETNTVESVKNDSRLPSPKHDENTRTDSTSGQSMDKTIESKSASDNADSFKELKGKTDSTNDKSNRLDASAPDEGNSRTKSPNKAREEEQKLIGSSKSPEKSHALAEEQKTPLKSAGNSRETPLEETNRSNGEQGSKTPSKSADKSRVDDRVGNGKIESEQESKVASKSPNKSREGPLEETNRSNGEQGSKTPPRSADKSRVEAEDRVGNAKIESEQESKVASKSPNESRMEADDRVGNGKIESEQESKVASKSPNKSREGPLEETDRSKGEQEPKTPPKSADKSRVEVEDRVGNTETESKQESKVASKSPSKLPASTPIETNQVIKNEESKDSTTNVTAPVETSDSEKKQELNATSVDPDKSSTKDSTEQKSKDRPLNEKETSDISSLSESNRPGIEEKKVEESSSKDVRHDTPVRNNVEPKTVDAIGGSSNVAKEDNLSKSPTPSESQKPLSLEKSATPSESSAESVKGFDNGEKRSLSTPETPVSPKSPTGSVKLANEEKKTVIEDSIDETKNDEKKTHDLKIPLKPSTPNIQKSPSAAETDKKSEKKFTETPGIQNGNAIDESVQSNMVSVTNGVEDSPTKQSLSKSKEIDKKSNAGSPVKSPSKSIKSLPRTPETPSSTAGQDKKKLPMNKVQVGSAPSPNLKTVRSKIGSLDNASYKPGGGKVKIENRKLDFSKAQPKIAAKNEKYTPSGGDKKIAQVKLQWNAKPKVGSLENATYRPGGGDKKIETVKVDFKDKAKPKVGSKDNAKHIPGGGSVKIQTQKIDIKAESKIGSLDNVKHKPGGGDKKIFNDKDYLRQTGSNVESLSGSGSQSPVPPGTITGDKNDLPTSDENLNQEC from the exons ATGGCCGATGGTGACAATGCCAAGAAGCTGAAACAATCCGAGAGCGCCGCGTTCAAAGAGATGCGGGATAATGCAgagaacgacgacgacgacgacgtcgtGATAGACAGCAACAAATCACCCTCGGTCGACGCTTCCAAACGCGAGGAGTTAATCGTGTCAAAGTCCCCGGACAAGAACAATATCATTCAGTCGGCGAAGAAACCAGAATCCGCCACTATAAACGGAAAAGTGGACTTCAAAGACGTTtcggccaaggatctggcaagatATCCGGCTATGGAGACGTTGTACGGAAATATTAACGATCCTGCTTGGAACCGCGTGCTCGATAAACCTGaaaccaacaccgtcgagtctgtTAAAAACGATAGCAGGCTACCTTCACCGAAACACGATGAAAATACGCGGACGGATAGCACGTCGGGACAATCGATGGACAAAACGATCGAAAGTAAGAGTGCCAGCGATAACGCGGACTCCTTTAAAGAGCTTAAAGGGAAAACTGACTCGACGAATGATAAATCGAACAGGTTGGATGCATCtgctccggacgagggaaattcgAGGACGAAATCACCGAATAAAGCGCGGGAGGAGGAACAGAAATTAATTGGTTCGTCGAAAAGTCCAGAGAAATCGCATGCGTTGGCAGAGGAGCAGAAAACACCGTTGAAATCTGCGGGGAATTCACGCGAGACGCCGCTGGAAGAAACGAATCGATCTAACGGTGAACAGGGATCGAAAACACCGTCGAAATCTGCGGATAAATCGCGCGTGGACGATCGAGTAGGAAATGGTAAAATTGAAAGTGAACAGGAATCGAAAGTAGCATCGAAATCACCGAATAAATCGCGCGAGGGTCCTCTGGAAGAGACGAATAGATCTAACGGTGAACAGGGATCGAAAACACCGCCGAGATCTGCGGATAAATCGCGCGTGGAAGCGGAAGATCGAGTAGGAAATGCTAAAATTGAAAGTGAACAGGAATCGAAAGTGGCATCGAAGTCTCCGAACGAATCGCGCATGGAAGCAGACGACCGAGTAGGAAATGGTAAAATTGAAAGTGAACAGGAATCGAAAGTAGCATCGAAATCACCGAATAAATCGCGCGAGGGTCCTCTGGAAGAGACGGATCGATCAAAGGGTGAACAGGAACCGAAAACACCGCCGAAATCTGCGGATAAATCGCGCGTGGAAGTGGAAGATCGAGTAGGAAATACCGAAACTGAAAGTAAACAGGAATCGAAAGTAGCATCGAAATCTCCGAGCAAATTACCTGCAAGTACGCCGATAGAAACGAATCAggttattaaaaatgaagaatCGAAAGATTCTACTACAAATGTGACTGCACCGGTCGAAACGAGCGACAGCGAAAAGAAACAGGAATTAAATGCAACGTCTGTTGATCCTGACAAATCGAGTACCAAGGATTCGACGGAACAGAAATCCAAAGATCGTCCTCTAAATGAAAAAGAGACGAGCGATATTTCCAGTCTCTCTGAAAGTAATCGACCTGGGATCGAGGAAAAGAAAGTCGAAGAAAGTTCTTCGAAGGATGTACGTCACGATACACCTGTTCGAAACAACGTGGAACCAAAGACAGTTGATGCTATTGGTGGTTCGTCTAACGTTGCGAAAGAGGATAATTTATCGAAGTCTCCAACACCATCAGAGAGTCAGAAGCCATTGTCGTTAGAAAAATCTGCGACTCCCTCCGAATCTTCCGCCGAAAGCGTGAAAGGGTTCGATAATGGAGAGAAAAGATCGTTATCCACTCCTGAAACGCCCGTTTCTCCGAAGTCGCCCACCGGAAGCGTGAAACTAGCGAACGAGGAGAAGAAAACTGTCATTGAAGATTCGATCGACGAGACAAAGAACGACGAGAAAAAGACACACGACTTAAAAATCCCGTTGAAACCGTCTACGCCCAATATTCAAAAGTCGCCCTCGGCCGCTGAGACGGACAAAAAGTCAGAAAAGAAGTTTACAGAGACGCCAG GAATACAAAACGGCAATGCGATCGACGAATCGGTGCAGTCCAATATG GTATCGGTTACGAACGGAGTCGAGGATTCACCGACGAAACAGTCACTCTCTAAATCAAAGGAAATAGATAAAAAATCAAACGCTGGGTCGCCCGTAAAATCGCCAAGTAAATCTATCAAATCTTTACCTCGAACACCGGAAACTCCTTCATCGACGGCTGGCCAAGACAAAAAAA AATTGCCTATGAATAAAGTTCAAGTGGGCTCGGCTCCCTCGCCGAATCTGAAAACGGTACGATCGAAAATCGGTTCgctggacaacgcgagttacaaGCCAGGCGGCGGAAaggtgaaaatagaaaatagaaaGCTCGACTTCAGCAAGGCTCAGCCGAAGATcgcggcgaaaaatgagaaatacaCGCCCAGCGGCGGCGACAAGAag ATCGCTCAAGTTAAGCTTCAGTGGAACGCAAAACCAAAAGTTGGATCGTTGGAAAACGCGACGTACAGGCCTGGTGGGGGCGACAAGAAAATAGAGACCGTGAAAGTTGACTTCAAAGACAAAGCGAAACCAAAAGTCGGCTCCAAAGACAACGCTAAGCATATTCCTGGCGgcggtagcgtcaaa ATCCAAACACAAAAAATTGACATCAAAGCCGAGAGCAAAATTGGATCCTTGGATAACGTGAAGCATAAGCCAGGCGGCGGTGATAAAAAGATTTTCAATGATAAGGATTACCTCCGACAGACTGGTTCGAATGTAGAAAGCCTTAGTGGCAGTGGATCACAG agCCCTGTACCCCCTGGCACGATCACCGGTGACAAGAACGATCTACCTACTTCGGACGAGAACCTCAATCAAGAATGCTAG